One region of Asterias rubens chromosome 5, eAstRub1.3, whole genome shotgun sequence genomic DNA includes:
- the LOC117290157 gene encoding hepatic lectin-like: MVWYEANRTCAESRANIAIPNSQSEENYIYRKLFQKNFDQAQGAELWIGCNDIEEEGKWQDCPLKGETNGYENWGIGEPSYGGDSDCGHIWQDQWDDTDCYYPKYAICERHVSTPVSTTQTDINGRLTPQCLLHHAMKELMGNGVASCGKSCRSHPRCHSFKLMEQDCPPGNKTT; the protein is encoded by the coding sequence ATGGTTTGGTATGAAGCAAATCGCACTTGTGCCGAGTCACGAGCAAATATAGCCATTCCAAACTCCCAATCCGAAGAGAATTACATATATCGGAAACTGTTCCAGAAAAACTTTGACCAAGCACAAGGCGCCGAACTCTGGATTGGTTGCAATGACATCGAGGAGGAGGGAAAGTGGCAGGACTGTCCGTTGAAGGGTGAGACCAATGGATATGAGAATTGGGGGATTGGAGAACCAAGCTACGGAGGCGACTCAGATTGTGGGCACATTTGGCAAGATCAATGGGACGATACTGATTGCTATTATCCGAAGTACGCAATATGTGAGCGACATGTATCCACACCGGTATCCACCACGCAGACCGACATTAACGGCCGCCTCACTCCTCAGTGCCTGCTACACCACGCCATGAAGGAGCTAATGGGCAATGGTGTTGCGTCGTGCGGCAAGTCTTGCCGATCACACCCTCGATGTCACTCCTTCAAGCTGATGGAACAAGATTGCCCACCTGGTAACAAGACCACTTAG
- the LOC117290977 gene encoding dynein light chain LC6, flagellar outer arm has translation MSERKAVIKNADMSEDMQQDAVDCATQALEKFNIEKDIAAYIKKEFDKKYNPTWHCIVGRNFGSYVTHETKHFIYFYLGQVAVLLYKSG, from the coding sequence ATGTCTGAGAGAAAAGCCGTCATCAAGAATGCTGACATGTCAGAGGACATGCAACAGGACGCAGTGGACTGTGCAACCCAAGCCCTGGAGAAATTCAACATTGAGAAGGACATCGCCGCTTACATCAAGAAGGAATTCGACAAGAAGTACAACCCGACATGGCACTGCATCGTGGGAAGGAACTTTGGCAGCTACGTCACACACGAGACCAAGCACTTTATTTACTTCTATTTAGGGCAGGTTGCTGTTTTGCTGTATAAATCTGGTTGA